CGACGGCCGCCGTCTCGATCCCGGGATGGGCGCACAGCGCCTCGACGACCTCGTCGGGGTCGACGTTCTCCCCGCCGGTGACGATCCGGTCGCTCAGCCGACTTCCCACCCACAGCCGGCCCGCCTCGTCGCGGTAGCCCGCGTCGCCCGTGTGGAGGCCGTGCTCACCGAAGGCGGCCGTAGTGTGCTCGTCGTCGAGGTAGCCCGGGGTCACCGTCGGCCCCGAGACGACGAGTTCGCCCGTCTCGCCGGGACCGACCGGCTCACCCGTCTCGTCGACGATCGTGACGTCAGTGAACGCGAGCGGCCGGCCCACGGTCCCCGGATGGTCGGCCGCCTCCCCGGGCGTCGCCGTGGCGATCTGGGAGGCCGCCTCGGTCATCCCGTAGGTCGGACAGACCGGGACGCCGCGCTCGCGGGCGCGCTCGAGTAACGCCTCGGTGGCCGGCGCCCCGCCGAGCAGGACGAATCGAAGCGTGTCGGGTGGGCTCCAGCCCGCCTCGAGCAGCCGCTCGAGGGTCGTCGGGACGAGCGAGACGCCCGTGATCGCGTGCTCGTCCATCGCGCGAGCCGTCTCCTCGGGGTCGAACGCCCGCTGGACGACGACGGCCGTGCCGTACAGCGCCGAGCGGACGACGGGGGCCAGCCCGCCCATGTGGTACATCGGGAGACAGCACAGCCACCGATCGTCGGGGGAGACGCCGAGGCGGAACGCCGAGGCGGTCGCGCTCGAGACGAGGTTCCCGACCGAAAGCCGGACGATCTTCGGCGTCCCCGAGGTGCCGGAGGTGAACATGAGCAGTTGCGTTCGGGTTCGCTCGAGCAGCGCCGGCTCGACGGTTGTGGTCGACGACGATCGGTAGAGCGCGCGCACGCCGTCGCACTCGGGCTCGTCGACCGAGTACACCGGTCGATCGGTGAGCTCGAGCGCCGCTCGTTCGGTGCTCGACTCGCAGACCACCGCCTCGAGGGCCGTTCGGTCGACCTTCGCGGCGAGTTCTGACGGCGTCTCGCGGAGATTCAGGGGGACGAGCGTCGATCCGGTTCGCATCGCGGCGAAAAAGAGACTCGCGAAGGCGGGCCGGGTGTCGATCAGGACGCCGATTCGCCCGCCGTGGTGGTCGGCGAGCCCGGCTGCGGTGTGATCGACGTGGCGGCTGTACTCCCGGAAGCTCCAGCGATCGTCCGCGTCCGTCGCCGCGTCGGCGTCGATCAGCGCCACGTCGCCGGGCGTCGTTTTCGCCCGGTGAGTCACTAGGTCTCTCGTCGGCCAGTCGACTGGCGCCGACATTACTCGTCCCACACCCCCGAGACGCCGAGTCCCTTCGCCTGCGGGACGACGGCGGCTCCATCGGCGATGAGAACCGGGTCGGGCCCGAGGTCTTCTGCGAGCAGTTCGCCCGTCGCCAGCCCGCAGGCCGGGACGTCGGGGATCGACGCCGCGAGGTGGACCGCCGCCGTCCGGGCCACGACGCCGTCGACCGTCGTCGTCACGTAGGCCCCGATCCCGAGCTCCGATGCCCACGCCGCGAGTTCGCGGGCGACGCCGACGCCCCCGAGCGCCATCGGCTTCAGGACGATGGCGTCGGCCGCCTTCGCCTCGCTCACGGCGTCGATTCCGTGCTCGAGCACCCCCTCGTCGAGCGCGATGGCGACACCCCGGCCGCGCAGCTCCGCGTGGCCCTCGAGCGCGCCCGCCGGGAGCGGTTGCTCGACGATGGAGACGTCGAGGTCGTCGAACGCCTCGATCGCCTCCCGGGCCTCCTCGAAGGTCCACCCCCCGTTGGCGTCCGCGCGGAGTTCGACGTCGGGGCCGACCGCCTCGCGAACTCGACGCAGCCGTTCGACGTCCTCGGCGACGCTCCGGAGGCCAACTTTCAGCTTACAGCACGAAAAGCCCCGGTCGACGGCCTCACTCGCCGCCTCGGCGGACGCCTCCGGAGCGCCGTCGCCGATCGTCGCGTTCACGGGCACGCGGGCGACCCGCGACTCTGCACACAGAAACTGGTAGAGCGGCATAGCCATCTCCTCTCCCTGGGCGTCCGCGAGCGCGAGCGTGACGCCGTGTCGGGCCGCCGACGTCTCGTCGAGCGCGCGTACCGCATCCCCGACGTTTCCTACCTCGACGGCCTCGGCCGCCCGCCCGAGCGCCCGTTCGCACTCCTCGAGCGATTCGGTCCACCCCGGAAGCGGCGTCGCCTCGCCCAGCCCGACCACGCCATCCTCGGTCGCCCGGACGAGAAAGCCTTTGCGAGACTCGATCGTTCCCCCAGCGGTCTCGAGGGGGCGGGAAAGCGGGAGCGAGAACCGTCTGTACTCGAGTTTCATAGCACGAACCCCGCCGCGAACAGGACGGCGTACAGCGCGAGCAGTTTGCCGGTCTGCTCTAGGGCCGGGTTGAGCGCCTCGCCGTCGGTCCGGGTGCAGACCGTCCGGGCGACGAGAACGGCGTACGGCAGCGAGAGCAGGGGCGCGAGGACTGCCGGTGAGTAGCCCCAGACGAGGACGAACCACGGGGGAACGACGTAGGCGAGCCCGAGGAGCGAGACGTACTCGAGGCGGCTGACCCGGTAACCGAACCGAACGGCCAGCGTGTTCTTCCCGGCCTCGGCGTCGGTTTCCGTATCGCGGACGTTGTTGACGACGAGGATGGCCGTCGAGATTCCCGCGATGGGGAGGCTCGCGGCGAGGGCCTCCCAGGTTACGCTCCCCGGCGGGATCGACGTCGGGAACGGGCCTACGGGGGCAACGGCCGCGGCCTGGACGTAGAAGGTACCCATCACGGCGACCACCCCGAAGAAGACGAAGACGAACAGGTCGCCGAGGCCGTGGTAGCCGAGCGGATAGGGGCCGCCGGTGTAGGCCCACCCACAGAGGACGCTCACGAGGCCGATCACGAGGATCGGGAGGCCGCCGACGTAGACGAGGTAGGTGCCAGAGAGGATGGCGAGCCCGAAGGTGACGATCGTCGCGAGTTTCACCTGTTCGGGAGCGATCAGCCCCGACTGCGTGACGCGGGTGAACCCTTCCCTGTCGTCCGTGTCGGCGCCTTTCACCGCGTCGTAGTAGTCGTTCGCGAAGTTCGTCCCGATCTGGATCAGCGCCGCTCCGACGAACGCGAACAGGGCCGCAAGCGGTGCGAACACGCCCTCGTGGACGGCGAGTCCCGTCCCCACGATCACGGGCGCGGCCGCCGCCGGCAGCGTCTGGGGCCGGGCGGCCATCAGCCACGCCTTCGTCCGTGAAACCTCGACCTCGACAGCCGTCATTACTCGAGTATCCCACTCGAGGGAGTGTCAACGTTGGCATTGCGGCCGAGCGGTTCGTCGCTCAGACGGGCCGGCGGTCGGACGACTCGCCGACACGGACGTCGAATCGTTCCCGGAGTCGTCTGTTCGGTGACGTGATCGATTCCTAACTCATATGTGCGTCTCGGAGAAAGGGCCACCACTCTCTCGTTCAGTATGACAGCGACGGACTCTGCCCCAACCGACGGGGCCGCGACGGCGACGACCGACGAGCGCTCGGATAGCGACCCCGGTCCGACCGATCCCGGCGACCGGATTCTGAGCCTCGACGTCCTCAGGGGATTCGCCTTGCTCGGCATCCTCGTGATCAACATCTGGCTGTTCGCCCTGCCGACGGCCGGGTGGCTCGATCCGACGCGCTACGGCGGGTTCTCGGGGATTGACTACGCGGCCTGGTTCGTCAGTCACGTCTTCTTCGAGCAGAAGTTCGTCACGCTGTTTACGTTCCTCTTCGGGGCCGGAATCGTCCTGTTCGTGGAGTCGAAAGAACGAAAGAACCAGCCCGCACGTCGGCTGCACTTTCGGCGCGGGTTCTGGCTGCTCGTGATCGGACTCGGTCACGCCTACCTGCTGTGGTACGGCGACATCCTCGTCGCGTACGCGCTCTGTGGGTTCGTCGTCGTCTTCGTCCGCAACTGGCGACCGAGCCGACTGCTCGTCCTTGGCCTCCTCCTGTTCTCGCTTCCGTCGCTGCTCTACCTGCTGGGAGGTGTCGGATACGCGATGGCGGAGCCGGGCGTGCAAGCCGACATCGAGGCGGACATCCTCGCCGGCTTCGGTGCGGAGCAGGGGGCGATCGACGAGGAGATCGCGGCCTACCAGGGAAGCTGGGCCGACCAGCTGGAGTATCGGGTCGCCGCCGTCTTCATGATCCAGACGGTCGGCTTCGTCTTCGAATCGTTCTGGATGCTCGGCGGGCTGATGATCGTCGGCATGGCGCTCTACAAGTGGGGGGTCCTCTCCAACGAGCGAAGTACGCGATGGTACCGACGGGCGTTCCTCGGCGCCGGGACCGCAGGCCTCGCGCTGATCCTCGCCGGCGTCTGGTACCGCGAACTGGTCGACTGGCAGACCGGCCACGTGCTCTTGCTGGCCAGCCAGTTCAACTACTGGGGGTCGCTGTTGCTGGCGCTGGCGTACGTCTCGGGGATTATGCTCCTCTGTCGGGCCGCGGCTGGCGGACGGGTGACCACCGCACTCTCGGCCGTCGGCCGAACCGCCTTCTCGAACTACCTGCTCCAGACGGTGCTCGCCACGACGATCTTCTACGGCCACGGCCTCGGCCTGTTCGGACAGTTGAGCAGGGCCGAACTCCTCGGCGTCGTCGTCCTGATCTGGGCGATCCAGATCCCGCTATCGGTCGCCTGGCTCGAGCGATACCGCTTTGGCCCCGTCGAGTGGCTCTGGCGGACGCTCACCTACGGCGAGCGACAGCCGATGCGCCTCGAGTGAGATCGTCCACTTGAGCAGTCCGAGGTCGAGCGCCGACACCGCTTTCAGGGCTCATCGAGTACGGATCGCATGGACGACGCAACGAAACCGGTCCGGCTCGCAGACGGCGACGACCTCGACGCCTTCGTCGCCGACGAAGACGTGGCACTCGTCGAATTCTACACCAAAGGCTGTGCGAAGTGTCAGGCCATGGAGCCGGTGCTCGGCAACGTCGCCCGCGCGACTGCCGTCTCGATCGGAATGGTCAACCCCGGCGACGATCTCGCGCTCGCCGACCGCTTCGCCATCCAGTCGGTCCCCACGCTCGTGCTCTTCGTCGACGGCGAGGAAGTCGCCCGCCTCGCCGAGGGCTTCCAGGGCGGGGACGACGTGGTGACGTTCCTCGAAGAGCACGTCCCTGAGGCCGTGGACGCGGCATGAAGCTGCCCTCTGAATCCTGCTGGCGGACGACGACGGGTACCGCTGTCGTTTCACGGGTCGCGACGGCCGAGCCACGATTGCATCCCCTCGGCGATCGGCGAACTGTGCCCATCGACCGGCTCAGACGAGGTCGTCGACGCAGTCGGGAACGTACGGGCTGTCGACGCTGACGTCCATCCCGTCGCGGCGAGCGAGCACCACCAGCGTTAGGACTGGCAGACAGACGAGATCGTCCGCACTGGTTTTGTTCTCGAAGTCGACGTTGTCGTCGTGCCACTCGAGGAACTGCGCGATTCCGTCCTCGAACGCCTGTTCGTCGCGGTCGACGATCCCGGTCAGGGCATGCCACAGTGCGCCGAAATACTCGGGATGATCGTCGGGGAGCTCGTCGAGGTATTCGACCTCGAGGCCGCGATCCTCGAGGAACTGTGGTCCTGCTTCTTCTTCGAGGGTGTCATACAATTCATCTCATGGCGCGAGCTTGGTTCGGCCCGGATTTTTACCCTGTTCGTAGTTCGTGATGGCGACGATGACTCGAAGACACAGTCCAAGATACGCTTGTACCCGCGCATGGACGCGGCCTCGGGCGCGAAGCGTCCCGAGGCCGCAGTCTGAACACGCTCCAAACGTTCGCTCAACTTGCGTTCGACGCTTGTAGGTCTCAGCGAGGATCGAACGCTTGAGCGTCACATCCTCGGTAAATTCGCTGATTCGATCTTCGATTCGGTAGTCGATATCGAGCGGATCAGTGGTGTTTCGTGGATTGTACGGGGCGATCGGCACGGTTTCTGCTTGAAGCAGGAAGTCGTGCCAGTCAAGGATGTCGTAGGCACCATTGGTCTTTAGTTAGGCCTCAGCAGTCGGTTTGATGGCGGTAGCGAGCTGTTCCTGGAGAACTGGCCGTTATTTGTGGATTTTCTGTGCATCGGCGATCAGCCGATCGAGCAGTGGCGGTGGAGAATACCCAAGATAACCACTCAACCTGTAGAGAATGAGCTGGGCGTGCGACCGGAAGGTCGCCGCCCAGCGTTCCGGCGGAAACACGAGGTCATCATCTGCGTGTTCGATGACCAGACTGAGCAACTCACGGCTCACGACCAAGGACAACAGCGCCGCGTACAGCAGAATCTCTACGACGTGCTTCTTCGTCGTATCGAACTCATCCAGTCTGTACTGCGTCTTCAGCTCCCGAAACAGCAGTTCTACTTCCCACCGGCATCGGTAGATCGTCGCTAGATCCTCCGGCAGGAACTCTTCGCGCGAGAGGTTCGTGATGTACAAGTGGTAGTCGTCGGCGTCCTCGTTGCGGACGCCGACGACGCGGAACCGTTTCGTATCACGTGACTGCGTGCCCGCGTACTCTCTCTCTCCGGTCAAACTCGATCTCAACTTCGACATCGATGTACTTGCGACAGAGATCGTCCACGACGTCGAAGATTTTCTTCCCTACCAAGGGAATGGCGCGGCCGCGCCATTCCCGAAATTCGTCGGTTACAACCGGGTTAGAGCTGCGTTTCAGCCGACTCACGAAGTAGCCGTCGTTCTCGTCGATCAACGCGAACCGCCGGTACTTGAAATAGGCCAGATCAAGGATCGCTAGCCGACCTTCGAGCCACGATCCTGTCTCGAACTGCGTACTGTCGTGTCGTTTCTCGTCTGTGACGCTGAACCGGTCGATCGTCTGCTCAGTGACGTTGTGGAGCAGGTGGAGCCGTGCTCCAGCCTGCTCCTCGCGGCGACCTTCGTACTCCTCAGAAAGCAACTCGTGGAGCCGGAGAACCGTTCCATCTGCGATCATCACGTCTCTGAATCGGTTGAACTCTTCTGAGACGGTGTGGGGGACAGCGACCTCGTCGAGCCCGTACTCGACGAGGTCGCGGAGGTACTCTGCGAGAGTCGGCGTCAACCGCTGATAGAAGCCTCCTGCGGACAATGTCCTGTCTGCAGTCGAGTTGTAGCTCCGTCTGAAGCTGGCGAGCGTT
This portion of the Natronobeatus ordinarius genome encodes:
- a CDS encoding class I adenylate-forming enzyme family protein, whose translation is MSAPVDWPTRDLVTHRAKTTPGDVALIDADAATDADDRWSFREYSRHVDHTAAGLADHHGGRIGVLIDTRPAFASLFFAAMRTGSTLVPLNLRETPSELAAKVDRTALEAVVCESSTERAALELTDRPVYSVDEPECDGVRALYRSSSTTTVEPALLERTRTQLLMFTSGTSGTPKIVRLSVGNLVSSATASAFRLGVSPDDRWLCCLPMYHMGGLAPVVRSALYGTAVVVQRAFDPEETARAMDEHAITGVSLVPTTLERLLEAGWSPPDTLRFVLLGGAPATEALLERARERGVPVCPTYGMTEAASQIATATPGEAADHPGTVGRPLAFTDVTIVDETGEPVGPGETGELVVSGPTVTPGYLDDEHTTAAFGEHGLHTGDAGYRDEAGRLWVGSRLSDRIVTGGENVDPDEVVEALCAHPGIETAAVVGLPDPEWGERVSALVVPTDRVPSLEVLLAHCDDRLAGFKRPKTVGFADELPRTPSGTVDREAVKARLEADGIDATNRA
- a CDS encoding 1,4-dihydroxy-2-naphthoate polyprenyltransferase, which codes for MTAVEVEVSRTKAWLMAARPQTLPAAAAPVIVGTGLAVHEGVFAPLAALFAFVGAALIQIGTNFANDYYDAVKGADTDDREGFTRVTQSGLIAPEQVKLATIVTFGLAILSGTYLVYVGGLPILVIGLVSVLCGWAYTGGPYPLGYHGLGDLFVFVFFGVVAVMGTFYVQAAAVAPVGPFPTSIPPGSVTWEALAASLPIAGISTAILVVNNVRDTETDAEAGKNTLAVRFGYRVSRLEYVSLLGLAYVVPPWFVLVWGYSPAVLAPLLSLPYAVLVARTVCTRTDGEALNPALEQTGKLLALYAVLFAAGFVL
- a CDS encoding DUF418 domain-containing protein — its product is MTATDSAPTDGAATATTDERSDSDPGPTDPGDRILSLDVLRGFALLGILVINIWLFALPTAGWLDPTRYGGFSGIDYAAWFVSHVFFEQKFVTLFTFLFGAGIVLFVESKERKNQPARRLHFRRGFWLLVIGLGHAYLLWYGDILVAYALCGFVVVFVRNWRPSRLLVLGLLLFSLPSLLYLLGGVGYAMAEPGVQADIEADILAGFGAEQGAIDEEIAAYQGSWADQLEYRVAAVFMIQTVGFVFESFWMLGGLMIVGMALYKWGVLSNERSTRWYRRAFLGAGTAGLALILAGVWYRELVDWQTGHVLLLASQFNYWGSLLLALAYVSGIMLLCRAAAGGRVTTALSAVGRTAFSNYLLQTVLATTIFYGHGLGLFGQLSRAELLGVVVLIWAIQIPLSVAWLERYRFGPVEWLWRTLTYGERQPMRLE
- a CDS encoding thioredoxin family protein yields the protein MDDATKPVRLADGDDLDAFVADEDVALVEFYTKGCAKCQAMEPVLGNVARATAVSIGMVNPGDDLALADRFAIQSVPTLVLFVDGEEVARLAEGFQGGDDVVTFLEEHVPEAVDAA
- a CDS encoding Imm49 family immunity protein, whose amino-acid sequence is MYDTLEEEAGPQFLEDRGLEVEYLDELPDDHPEYFGALWHALTGIVDRDEQAFEDGIAQFLEWHDDNVDFENKTSADDLVCLPVLTLVVLARRDGMDVSVDSPYVPDCVDDLV
- the menC gene encoding o-succinylbenzoate synthase, producing MKLEYRRFSLPLSRPLETAGGTIESRKGFLVRATEDGVVGLGEATPLPGWTESLEECERALGRAAEAVEVGNVGDAVRALDETSAARHGVTLALADAQGEEMAMPLYQFLCAESRVARVPVNATIGDGAPEASAEAASEAVDRGFSCCKLKVGLRSVAEDVERLRRVREAVGPDVELRADANGGWTFEEAREAIEAFDDLDVSIVEQPLPAGALEGHAELRGRGVAIALDEGVLEHGIDAVSEAKAADAIVLKPMALGGVGVARELAAWASELGIGAYVTTTVDGVVARTAAVHLAASIPDVPACGLATGELLAEDLGPDPVLIADGAAVVPQAKGLGVSGVWDE